In the Streptomyces sp. NBC_00193 genome, CGAGCGCGGCGGCAACGGAGAGGGAGACGCGCCGGTCACCGACGACCACCATGGGGCGCATTGCCCCACGACTCGACACCGTCCCACCGGTCGCCCGGCGGGACGCCTGGTCCAGAGGTTGCGACGCTAGTGCAGGGACGATTCAAGAGGGATGACAAGGGGTCTCCCCAGGCCCGTCAGGGCCGTGGGGACGCCGCGCCGGAGCAGGACCCGCGCGGCGGGACCGACCGTGGCTCCTCGCCCCAGCACGCCCAGAACCGCGGGCCGGCTGTCGAGAGCGGGGGCCCCGACGGCTCCGCCGCGGTGAAGCCGAAGGGCCGCGCCAAGCCCAAGGGCGGCTCCAAGGCCGACGACGAGTCGGGCAGCCGCGACGTCGCGATACCCCAGACCCCCCGTGGGTCCGGTTCCCGTCTGGCCATGCAGAACTGGCGCATCAGCACGCGACTGGTGTCGCTGCTGACCCTGCCGGTCGTCGCCGCCACCACCCTCGGTGGCTTCCGCATCAACGACTCGCTCAACGACATCGCGCAGCTGGAACACATGCAGCTGCTGACGACGATGACGCGTCAGGCCACCAACCTGGCCGCCATGCTCCAGGCCGAGCGCGACAACTCCGCCGGTCCGCTGTCCGTCGACAAGTCGGGCAAGCCGAGCACCCTGGTCCAGGGCGTCCGCGACTCGACCGACTCCGCCGTCCGCGCCTTCGCCGCCGCGACCGACAAGGTCGACGTCGCGGAGGGCAACGACGAGACGCTCCGGTCGATCCGCAACAACATCCTGCAGATCGCACACGGGCTCAACAACCTCGAAGAGATCCGCAAGAACGCGTACCAGAACGGTGCCCAGCAGACCGTCACCGAGTACAACGCGCTGGTCGTCTCGCTGCTCTCGCTCTCGCAGGACATGGCCCAGGCCACCTCGAACCCCGAGATGATCAAGCGCACCCGCGCGCTGGCCGCGTTCTCCTCCGCCAAGGAGTACGCCTCGATCCAGCGCGCGATCATCGCGGCCGCGCTCCCCGCGGACCCCGCGCTGGCCGGCAACCTCACCGAGAACGACCGTCTCTACGCCCGCTCCGCCCAGAGCAGCGAGGAGCAGGCGCGCAAGACCTTCGAGCTCGTCTACCAGGGCAAGCCCGAGGAGCTCCTCGCGGCGCTCGGCGACGGCAACCAGGAAATCGCCACCGCCGACCACTACGCCCGCCGCGTCCTGGGCAACAAGGACCAGTTCGCCAAGGAGAAGAACCGGTCCTGGATGGACTGGTACGACGCGGACGACACCAAGCTCCAGGCCATGAAGGTCATCGAGCTCACCCTGCTCGAGGACATGGAGCAGAAGGCCCGCGAACTCAAGAACGAGTCGCAGCGCGACGCCCTCATCAACGGTGCGCTGATCCTCCTCGTCCTCGGTGTCTCCCTCGTCGGCGCCTTCGTCATGGCCCGCTCGATGATCCGCTCGCTGCGCCGCCTCCAGGACACCGCGACCCGCGTCGCCCAGGACCGGCTGCCCGAGCTCGTCAAGCAGCTGTCGGAGTCCGACCCGCAGGACGTGGACACGACGGTGGAGTCCGTCGGTCTGCACACCCGCGACGAGATCGGCCAGGTGGCCGCGGCCTTCGACGACGTGCACCGCGAGGCCGTCCGCCTCGCCGCCGAGCAGGCCCTCCTGCGAGGCAACGTCAACGCGATGTTCACCAACCTCTCGCGCCGTTCGCAGGGCCTCATCCAGCGCCAGCTCTCGCTCATCTCCGAGCTGGAGTCGCGCGAGGCCGACCCGGACCAGCTGTCCTCGCTCTTCAAGCTCGACCACCTCGCGACCCGCATGCGCCGTAACGGCGAAAACCTCCTCGTCCTCGCGGGCGAGGAGCCGGGCCGCCGGTGGACCCGCCCCGTCCCGCTCGTCGACGTGCTCCGCGCCGCCGCGTCCGAGGTGGAGCAGTACGAGCGCATCGAACTCTCGTCGGTGCCCGGCACCGACGTGGCCGGCCGCGTCGTCAACGACCTCGTGCACCTGCTCGCCGAGCTGCTGGAGAACGCCACCTCGTTCTCCTCCCCGCAGACCAAGGTCAAGGTCACCGGTCACGCGCTGCCCGACGGCCGCGTGCTCGTCGAGATCCACGACACCGGTATCGGCCTCTCCCCCGAGGACCTCGCCGCGATCAACGAGCGGCTCGCTTCGCCGCCCACCGTGGACGTCTCCGTCTCCCGCCGCATGGGTCTGTTCGTGGTCGGCCGCCTGTCCCTGCGACACGGCATCCGCATCCAGCTCCGTCCCTCCGACTCGGGCGGTACGACGGCCCTCGTCATGCTCCCGGTGGACGTCGCCCAGGGCGGCAAGAAGCCGGCTCCGATGCCCGGCCAGGGCGGTCCGGGCGGCCAGGGTGCTCCCGGCGCCCCCGGTCAGGGCGGTCCCGGCGCGCAGGCGCAGGGCTCGATCCCCGGTCCCGGCGCGCGTCCCCCCGTTGGCGCCGCCCCGCAGCGCGGCCAGGTGTCCGCAGGCAACCAGCGCGCGGCCCTGCCGGGCCGCGACGGCGGCCCCGGCGGCCAGCCCCAGGGCCCCGGCCCGCAGGGCGGACGGCCGCAGCAGCAGGGTCCCGGCGGCCAGACGCAGAGCGCCTTCGGTTCGGGTGCTCCGCTGCCGGGCCGCGGCCCGGTCTCGGGTCCCGGCGGCCCGGGCGGCTTCGGCGGTCCGCAGGCCCGTCCGGTCGGTGCCCCCACGGCGTCCGGTCCCGGCGGCTTCCCGCAGGGCAACGGCTTCGAGCGCCCGCAGCAGCCCCAGCAGGCGCAGCCCCAGCAATCGGCCCAGCAGCCGGCCCCGCAGCAGCAGGGTCAGCCGCAGGCCGGCGGCCCGGCGGGGCGCGGCCCCCGGCCGCAGCTTCCGCCGCGCGGTGGCGCACCCCGTCCGGAGCTCCCGGGCACGGGCGGCGGACCCGCAGCGATACCCCAGACCACCACGTGGGGCGCGGACCAGCGCGGGCACGACGTACCGCGCGGCCACGACGAGCTGTCGGGCCCCGGTTCCACGTCCGAGTTCCCCCGCCCCGACTTCAACGCCCCGGCCCCGCAGGCCGGCGGCCGCGACAACGGCACCACGGGCCAGTTCGCCCGCCCCGAGTTCGGTGACCCGGCCTCCACCGGTCAGTTCCCCCGCCAGGACTTCGGCGACCCGGCCTCCACGGGGCAGTTCGCCCGCCAGGACTTCCAGGCCCAGCGGCCCGGCGGCCCCGGTGTCGGCGGCTACGTCCAGCCCGGCCAGGCCCCGCAGCCCCAGGGCAACTACTCCCCCGTGCCGACCCCGCGCGCGGAGGCTCCGCGGCTGCCGCAGGCGTCCCGTCCGGAGGCGCTGCCCCCGGCCGGTCCGGGCGCCGGCGAGGCCCGCAGCCCGATCTTCGACACGCTGGAGTCGAACTGGTTCCGCCAGGAGGCGGGCCAGCCCCCGGCTCAGGCACCGGCGGTGCCCCAGCAGGCGCAGCAGTCCGCCCCGGCGGCTCCGGCTCCGGCCGCCCCGCAGCGCCCGCAGCAGCACCAGCTGCCGCAGCGCGGCCAGGAGCAGGCTCCGGCCGAGTCCGCTCAGACGGCCACCGGCGCCGTGCCGACCGTGAGCTGGCGCTCCTCGCCGAACGACGAGCTGATGCGGCAGGCCGAGCGCGTGCGCCAGCCCGCCGCCGGCGGCATCACCACGTCGGGTCTGCCCCGCCGGGTCCCGCGGGCGAACCTCGTGGCCGGCACCGCGCAGCAGCAGGCCGAAGCACAGGCCGGCCCCCAGGTTTCGCGGTCCCCGGACGATGTCCGCGGCCGTCTCACCAACCTCCGACGCGGTATCCAGCAGGGTCGGCAGGCCGGCACCACCGGCCCGGCCACCGGCAGTTACCACATCGACCCCACTTACCAGCAGGAGCGATAGTTGAGTTCGATGAGCCAGGCGGCACAAAACCTGAACTGGTTGATCACGAACTTCGTGGACAACACCCCCGGTGTGTCCCACACCGTGGTGGTCTCCGCCGACGGCCTCCTTCTGGCGATGTCCGAAGGCTTCCCCCGCGACCGGGCCGACCAGCTCGCCGCGGTGGCCTCCGGGCTGACCTCCCTCACCGCGGGTGCGTCGCGCATCTTCGAGGGTGGCGCCGTCAACCAGACGGTGGTGGAGATGGACCGCGGGTTCCTCTTCCTCATGTCCGTCTCCGACGGATCCTCGCTGGCCGTACTGGCGCACCCCGAGTGCGACATCGGCCTGGTGGGCTACGAGATGGCCCTCCTCGTGGACCGCGCCGGCAGCGTCCTCACCCCGGACCTGCGCGCGGAACTGCAGGGAAGCCTGCTCATCTGACTGCCGCTCTCCCGGCCGGACGGTACTGCCGGCCGGGGGACCGGGGCCACGGCCCCGGAACCCAGTACCACCGCCAGGCCGTCATACCGTCCCCCCACCGGCCGCCCCGTCAGACGGCACGCTGACCATTGCTGTCCAGCCCGGAGGATCAATGACCCCGCCCCCCGCCTATTCCGATCAGTACGGAGACTCGTACTCGGAAGGCGACCAGCCGCTGGTTCGTCCGTACGCGATGACCGGCGGCCGGACCCGACCGCGCTACCAGCTCGCCATCGAGGCCCTGGTCAGCACCACGGCCGATCCGATGCACCTGTCCGGGCTGCTCCCGGAGCACCAGCGCATCTGCACCCTCTGCCGTGAGGTCAAGTCGGTCGCGGAGGTCTCCGCGCTGCTGAACATGCCGCTCGGCGTCGCACGAATCCTCGTCGCCGACCTGGCGGAGGCCGGCATGGTGGCCATCCACCAGCCGGGCAATGGAGAGGCCGGCGGAACGCCGGATGTAACGCTGCTCGAGAGGGTTCTCAGTGGACTTCGCAAGCTCTAACGGCGGAGCGGCTCCTCGCTCCACCACCTCCGCGAAGATCGTGGTGGCGGGTGGCTTCGGCGTGGGCAAGACCACGTTCGTGGGCGCCGTCTCCGAGATCAACCCGCTGCGCACCGAGGCCGTGATGACGTCCGCGAGCGCGGGCATCGACGACCTGACCCACACCGGGGACAAGACGACCACCACGGTCGCCATGGACTTCGGCCGCATCACCCTGGACCAGGACCTGATCCTGTACCTCTTCGGTACCCCGGGTCAGGACCGCTTCTGGTTCATGTGGGACGACCTCGTGCGCGGCGCGATCGGGGCGATCGTCCTGGTCGACACGCGTCGCCTGGCCGACTGCTTCCCGGCCGTGGACTACTTCGAGAACAGCGGCCTGCCGTTCGTCGTGGCCCTCAACGGCTTCGAGGGGCACCAGCCGTACACCCCGGAGGAAGTCCGCGAGGCCCTGCAGATCGGCCCGGACGCCCCCATCATCACCACCGACGCCCGCCACCGCGCGGACGCCAAGAGCGCGCTCATCACGCTCGTCGAGCACGCACTGATGGCGCGGCTCAAGTAAGACTCCGCGCAACGAGGGCTTCACCGGCTGGTTTTAGGGGGCGGGCTGTGTCATGCGACACGGCCCGCCCCCTTCGTTCATAACGTTTCGACAGAGAATTGCCGGTAGTTGGCGACACGGTGCGTTCGCCCGGTGTCACTGCGCTCACAACTGGCCCCGCTTTTGCCGCAGGACGCTCTTTATGTCCGGTTTATGTGGGACATAGGTCTCTAGGAATGGCCGATTTCAACTGTTTGGAACACGGCCGTTAACCGTGCTGGAATTCAACGAACTAGCTAGTAGCACCGCCGAGAGGTTGTTGGTCGAGTGAGGCGAAGCAACTCGAGCCCCGCGGATGAACCCGCGCGCGGCAACTTCACCCCGCCGCCGCGCGCGGCCGCGTCATCCTTTGACGTACCCGTGGAACCATCCGTGAGCAGCGGCAGCACCAGCAGGTTCTCGCCCCGCAACTGGCGTGTGCCGACCCGTCTGAACGCCATCCTGCTCGTCCCGGTCCTCGTCGGACTGGTGATGGGCGGCTTCCAGGTGAAGGGCTCCATCGACACCTGGAACGAGGCCAAGGACGCCGAGAAGACCGCCGCCATCGTCCAGGCCGCCGCCGAGTACGGCCAGGCGCTCCTGAACGAGCGCGACCTGACGGCCGATGCCCTGCTCAGGGGCCAGCGCGAGTCCGAGCCCGTCCTGAAGGCGTACTCCGCCACCGACGCCGCCAAGGCCAAGTTCGCCGAGGCCGCGAAGGACCTGCCCGCGGGCCAGGGCCTGGAACGCCGCCTGGAGCTCTTCCGCCAGGAGGAGCCGAAGCTGGAGCAGGTCCGCAAGACGGCCTACCTGCCGCAGCTGGAGACGCCGAAGAAGGCCCTCCCGAAGGCACTGGGCCCGATCCCGACCGAAGAGGGGTACGTGCTGGTCCAGCACTACCTCATGCAGTTCTCCAACGAGCTCGGTCTCGGCACCGGCAACGTGACCTCGTACGGCCGCATGGTCTACGCGCTCGAACTGTCCAAGGCCGCGAACTCGCTGCAGCGCTCGGTGGGCACGCACCTGCTGGTCCGGCCGAGCACCAACGAGGACATCCGCAAGGCCCAGCTCGTCGCCTTCTCCTCGTACGCGTACCTCGAAGAGATCGCCATCGGCGAGTACGTCGCCGCCGGCACCGACGAGGACGTCGCCCGCCTGCGCGAGATCATGGGCAAGAAGTCCGAGGAAGGCGCCCAGAAGCTCGCCGCCGCCAAGCAGGCGGCCGAGCAGGCCGGCACCGTCTTCCACGCCCCGCCCGTGGTCAACGACTCCGCGCTCACCGGTATGACCGAGGCGATAGCCAGCGGCGAGAAGCCCGCCAAGCTCGCCGTGGACGGCACCACCCCGCAGGCCTGGCAGGCCGCGGCCACCGCCAAGTTCGACGGCTACGCCGAGCTCGAGAAGGAACTGCTCGCCAAGGCCCTCAAGGACTCCGGCGCCGTCTCCGACGAGGCCCGCAACGACGCCATCCTGACCGGCGCCATCGTGGTCGTGGCCCTGCTCGCCGCCTTCATCCTGGCCGGCATGATGGCCCGCCAGATGGGCAAGGCGATGCGCCGTCTGCGCGGAGCCGCCTTCGACATCGCCGAGCAGCGCCTGCCGATGCTCGTCGACCAGCTCTCGCGCACCGACCCGGGCAAGGTCGACACCCGCGTGGTGCCGATCCCGATCGACTCCCAGGACGAGATCGGCGAGGTCGCCCGCGCCTTCGACCAGGTCCACCGCGAGGCCGTCCGGCTCGCCGCCGAGCAGGCCCTCCTCCGGGGCAACGTCAACGCGATCTTCACGAACCTCTCCATGCGCAACCAGTCGCTGATCGAGGGCCAGCTGACCCTGATCACCGAGCTGGAGAACAACGAGGCCGACCCGGACCAGCTGGAGAACCTCTTCCGCCTGGACCAC is a window encoding:
- a CDS encoding nitrate- and nitrite sensing domain-containing protein, with the protein product MQGRFKRDDKGSPQARQGRGDAAPEQDPRGGTDRGSSPQHAQNRGPAVESGGPDGSAAVKPKGRAKPKGGSKADDESGSRDVAIPQTPRGSGSRLAMQNWRISTRLVSLLTLPVVAATTLGGFRINDSLNDIAQLEHMQLLTTMTRQATNLAAMLQAERDNSAGPLSVDKSGKPSTLVQGVRDSTDSAVRAFAAATDKVDVAEGNDETLRSIRNNILQIAHGLNNLEEIRKNAYQNGAQQTVTEYNALVVSLLSLSQDMAQATSNPEMIKRTRALAAFSSAKEYASIQRAIIAAALPADPALAGNLTENDRLYARSAQSSEEQARKTFELVYQGKPEELLAALGDGNQEIATADHYARRVLGNKDQFAKEKNRSWMDWYDADDTKLQAMKVIELTLLEDMEQKARELKNESQRDALINGALILLVLGVSLVGAFVMARSMIRSLRRLQDTATRVAQDRLPELVKQLSESDPQDVDTTVESVGLHTRDEIGQVAAAFDDVHREAVRLAAEQALLRGNVNAMFTNLSRRSQGLIQRQLSLISELESREADPDQLSSLFKLDHLATRMRRNGENLLVLAGEEPGRRWTRPVPLVDVLRAAASEVEQYERIELSSVPGTDVAGRVVNDLVHLLAELLENATSFSSPQTKVKVTGHALPDGRVLVEIHDTGIGLSPEDLAAINERLASPPTVDVSVSRRMGLFVVGRLSLRHGIRIQLRPSDSGGTTALVMLPVDVAQGGKKPAPMPGQGGPGGQGAPGAPGQGGPGAQAQGSIPGPGARPPVGAAPQRGQVSAGNQRAALPGRDGGPGGQPQGPGPQGGRPQQQGPGGQTQSAFGSGAPLPGRGPVSGPGGPGGFGGPQARPVGAPTASGPGGFPQGNGFERPQQPQQAQPQQSAQQPAPQQQGQPQAGGPAGRGPRPQLPPRGGAPRPELPGTGGGPAAIPQTTTWGADQRGHDVPRGHDELSGPGSTSEFPRPDFNAPAPQAGGRDNGTTGQFARPEFGDPASTGQFPRQDFGDPASTGQFARQDFQAQRPGGPGVGGYVQPGQAPQPQGNYSPVPTPRAEAPRLPQASRPEALPPAGPGAGEARSPIFDTLESNWFRQEAGQPPAQAPAVPQQAQQSAPAAPAPAAPQRPQQHQLPQRGQEQAPAESAQTATGAVPTVSWRSSPNDELMRQAERVRQPAAGGITTSGLPRRVPRANLVAGTAQQQAEAQAGPQVSRSPDDVRGRLTNLRRGIQQGRQAGTTGPATGSYHIDPTYQQER
- a CDS encoding roadblock/LC7 domain-containing protein, which produces MSQAAQNLNWLITNFVDNTPGVSHTVVVSADGLLLAMSEGFPRDRADQLAAVASGLTSLTAGASRIFEGGAVNQTVVEMDRGFLFLMSVSDGSSLAVLAHPECDIGLVGYEMALLVDRAGSVLTPDLRAELQGSLLI
- a CDS encoding DUF742 domain-containing protein, coding for MTPPPAYSDQYGDSYSEGDQPLVRPYAMTGGRTRPRYQLAIEALVSTTADPMHLSGLLPEHQRICTLCREVKSVAEVSALLNMPLGVARILVADLAEAGMVAIHQPGNGEAGGTPDVTLLERVLSGLRKL
- a CDS encoding ATP/GTP-binding protein, with product MDFASSNGGAAPRSTTSAKIVVAGGFGVGKTTFVGAVSEINPLRTEAVMTSASAGIDDLTHTGDKTTTTVAMDFGRITLDQDLILYLFGTPGQDRFWFMWDDLVRGAIGAIVLVDTRRLADCFPAVDYFENSGLPFVVALNGFEGHQPYTPEEVREALQIGPDAPIITTDARHRADAKSALITLVEHALMARLK
- a CDS encoding nitrate- and nitrite sensing domain-containing protein — its product is MRRSNSSPADEPARGNFTPPPRAAASSFDVPVEPSVSSGSTSRFSPRNWRVPTRLNAILLVPVLVGLVMGGFQVKGSIDTWNEAKDAEKTAAIVQAAAEYGQALLNERDLTADALLRGQRESEPVLKAYSATDAAKAKFAEAAKDLPAGQGLERRLELFRQEEPKLEQVRKTAYLPQLETPKKALPKALGPIPTEEGYVLVQHYLMQFSNELGLGTGNVTSYGRMVYALELSKAANSLQRSVGTHLLVRPSTNEDIRKAQLVAFSSYAYLEEIAIGEYVAAGTDEDVARLREIMGKKSEEGAQKLAAAKQAAEQAGTVFHAPPVVNDSALTGMTEAIASGEKPAKLAVDGTTPQAWQAAATAKFDGYAELEKELLAKALKDSGAVSDEARNDAILTGAIVVVALLAAFILAGMMARQMGKAMRRLRGAAFDIAEQRLPMLVDQLSRTDPGKVDTRVVPIPIDSQDEIGEVARAFDQVHREAVRLAAEQALLRGNVNAIFTNLSMRNQSLIEGQLTLITELENNEADPDQLENLFRLDHLATRMRRNGENLLILAGEEPGRRWDQPVPLVDVLRAASSEVEQYERVELSGVSEAEIHGQAVTDLVHLLAELLENATTFSSPQTKVRVNATRLPDGRVMVEIHDKGIGLTAEDFADINHKLANPPTVDAAISQRMGLFVVGRLADRHGIRVQLRPSGEAAGTTSLVMLPDAITHGGGGEEIPADDFTVSQMIPRQQAQQPAALRTAAELGFDDSRYEVHRADQPGFDEPAADPVGRSLGREERRAALEAQVGYPQVQSQYDEPAAEYPEPQPEHAYQPYQGYEQQPAQGYDPGYEPAQAGQGYDAYTQQDYAYPEPEYTDQRQELPAYDGGYDSRSTAAEWPQQNTYSGSYQQDYGTESESPAAPEPAPERVGFDRPGATADAGHQVTGAGLPRRGSQPQQRPGQQETESSGSLFEQRPQRQQQPAAPEKATGETEGTADWRSNNDERWQQAAKLREPKAGGVTPSGLPRRVPKANLVEGAAETTPQGGPEVSRAPEDIRGRLSNLRRGVQQGRNAGSEQSSNSYDQER